CGATGCCGTCGTGGTCGGCCAACCCGCTCGACCCGATCTCGATCTGCGATGTGCTGCACTACCTCGTCGCCGCGGCCGACGGTGACCGCGTGCCCGCCGGCGCGTACGACATCACCGGGGCCGAGACCACGTCGTACGGCGACCTGTTGCGCACCTACGCGCGCATCGCAGGCAAGTGGCGCGCCGAGGTGCCCGTCAACGGTGTCGACACCGGGCTGGTGTCGCTGGTGACCGCGGCGGTGCTGCCGGTGCCCGGCGGGCTGGCGGCCGATCTGGTGCAGTCGCTGGACCATCCGATGATGGCGTCCGACACGCGGCTGCGTGAGCTCGTGCCGGACCCGCCCGGCGGGCTGATCGGCATCGAGGAATCGATCACGCGGGCGCTGGCCAGCCGTCGGCGCCGTCCGGTCGACGAACTCACCGACATGCACCACCTCGCCGACACCGACCCGGGCTGGGCGGGCGGCGACGTCCCGCGCATCCGGCAGCTCGCGGGCGCGGTGACACCCGGGATCGTCCGGCCCGCGCTCGGCCTGATCGGCGCGGTGCCCGGTCCCGTCGCCGGGGCGGTGCGCACCGGGCTCGACACCGTCTTGCACCTGCTGCCGAAGGCGAGTCCGGCATGACCCAAGCCCGGACTCCTTGGCTCGCCGAGGTCAAGGACATCGTCGGCGCCTGCCCGGTCCCGCGCAACGAGCCGCCGGCCGTCGTGCGGCGGCGCCGCATCGTGGTCGCGGTCGTGCTCGTCATCGGCGCTGCGCTGCTGGGATATTCGCTGACGCGTCCGCCCGGTGACTCGTCGTTCTACTGGCTGACGCTCGCGCTGGCGGGGGTGTGGGCGCTCGGCGCGTTCGCGTCGGGTCCGCTGCACATGGGCTGCATCCGCTTCCGCGACCGCAATCAACGGCCGGTGATCACCGGCACCGCAGTGGGTTTGGCCCTGGCCGCGGTGTTCGTCGTCGGCGGCCTGATCGCCCGCGAGATCCCCGGCGTGCGCGAATACATCACGCGGGTACTGGAATACGCCGACTACGGACCGCTGGCGCTGGTCGCGTTCATCACCGTGATCAACGGGTTGGCCGAGGAGATGTTCTTCCGCGGCGCGCTGTACTCGGCGCTGGGCACGGTCAAACCGGTGCTGATCTCGACGGTCTTCTACGTGATCGCGACGGCCGCCACCACCGGCAACCCGATGCTGGGGTTCGCCGCGATCATCCTCGGCACCATCTGCGCGTTCGAGC
The window above is part of the Mycolicibacterium rutilum genome. Proteins encoded here:
- a CDS encoding NAD(P)H-binding protein; this translates as MNNVRTLVTGATGYVGSRLVTTLLSEGHEVVAASRNPNRLADFGWHDRVSTVALDAHDEASARSAFAEAGPVDVLYYLVHGIGQPGFREADNRAAANVARAAKEAGVRRIVYLGGFVPDGDDLSEHLASRAEVADALHVDGGPDVVWLGAAIIIGAGSTSFEMLRYVGDRFLVIPMPSWSANPLDPISICDVLHYLVAAADGDRVPAGAYDITGAETTSYGDLLRTYARIAGKWRAEVPVNGVDTGLVSLVTAAVLPVPGGLAADLVQSLDHPMMASDTRLRELVPDPPGGLIGIEESITRALASRRRRPVDELTDMHHLADTDPGWAGGDVPRIRQLAGAVTPGIVRPALGLIGAVPGPVAGAVRTGLDTVLHLLPKASPA
- a CDS encoding CPBP family intramembrane glutamic endopeptidase, with amino-acid sequence MTQARTPWLAEVKDIVGACPVPRNEPPAVVRRRRIVVAVVLVIGAALLGYSLTRPPGDSSFYWLTLALAGVWALGAFASGPLHMGCIRFRDRNQRPVITGTAVGLALAAVFVVGGLIAREIPGVREYITRVLEYADYGPLALVAFITVINGLAEEMFFRGALYSALGTVKPVLISTVFYVIATAATTGNPMLGFAAIILGTICAFERRMTGGILAPMLTHFFWGLAMVLALPPIFGV